One genomic window of Macrobrachium rosenbergii isolate ZJJX-2024 chromosome 51, ASM4041242v1, whole genome shotgun sequence includes the following:
- the LOC136832987 gene encoding pro-resilin-like, protein MMKVLVLCDRRPPPRNGYGAPPKPPSNGYGTPPKPPSNGYGAPPKPPSNGYGAPPKPPSNGYGAPPKPPSNGYGAPPKPPSNGYGAPPKPPSNGYGAPSAPSNGYGAPPSNSYGPPRNGYGVDPLAALAENIPGGGIPGEDYPVLAFVPDTGFDCNAQNVPGYYADTDPEAGCQVFHICQDRPNGRRQQDSFLCPNGTIFNQQYLVCDWWFNFDCADAESFYSVNELIGVVPYGYGQSNGNGNNGYGSNGNGNGNNGYGSNGNGKGNNGYGSNGNGNGNNGYGSNGNGSGNNGYGSNGNGYGAPAAPSNAYGAPQAPSNAYGAPF, encoded by the exons ATGATGAAGGTTCTTGTTCTATGTG ACAGAAGACCACCACCACGCAATGGTTATGGAGctccaccaaaacctccaagcaaTGGATATGGAActccaccaaaacctccaagcaaTGGATATGGAGctccaccaaaacctccaagcaaTGGGTATGGAGctccaccaaaacctccaagtAATGGATATGGAGctccaccaaaacctccaagcaaTGGATATGGAGctccaccaaaacctccaagcaaTGGGTATGGAGctccaccaaaacctccaagtAATGGGTATGGAGCTCCAAGTGCTCCAAGCAATGGGTATGGAGCTCCACCAAGCAATTCTTATGGACCTCCAAGGAACGGCTATGGAGTAGATCCACTTGCGGCCTTGGCAGAAAATATTCCTGGTGGTGGTATTCCTGGTGAAGATTATCCCGTCTTAGCCTTTGTTCCTGACACCGGTTTCGACTGCAATGCCCAGAATGTCCCTGGATATTATGCCGACACTGACCCAGAAGCTGGCtgccaggtcttccacatctgccagGACAGGCCAAATGGACGCCGTcagcaggactccttcctctgccccaacggcaccatcttcaaccaacagtacctcgtctgtgactggtggttcaacttcgaCTGCGCTGATGCCGAATCCTTCTATTCAGTCAACGAACTCATTGGAGTCGTACCCTATGGATATGGGCAAAGCAATGGCAATGGCAACAACGGCTATGGTTctaatggaaatggcaatggaaaCAACGGCTATGGCTCTAATGGAAATGGTAAAGGAAACAATGGCTATGGTTctaatggaaatggtaatggcAACAATGGATATGGTTCTAACGGAAATGGCAGTGGAAATAACGGCTACGGGTCAAACGG CAATGGCTATGGAGCACCTGCTGCTCCCAGTAACGCTTATGGAGCTCCCCAGGCCCCTTCTAACGCCTATGGCGCTCCTTTTTAA
- the LOC136832989 gene encoding pro-resilin-like: protein MKALVICALLGLAAADKRPPSNGYGAPPPPSNGYGAPPSNGYGPPKNGYGVDPLEALAENIPGGGIPGEDYPVLAFVPDTGFDCNAQNVPGYYADTDPEAGCQVFHICQDRPNGRRQQDSFLCPNGTIFNQQYLVCDWWFNFDCADAEDFYSVNELIGVVPYGKQNNNGYGSNGNGNGNNGYGSNGNGNSGYGSNGNGKAKKNGNGNGYGSNGSNGKKNGKKNGNGNGYGSSNGNGAAPSNGYGANGNGNNGYGSNGNGKVKKNGNGKRNGKKNGRKNGNGNGYGSNGNGAAPSNGYGAPAAPSNGYGAPAAPSNGYGAPAEPSNGYGAPAAPSNGYGAPAEPSNGYGAPAEPSNGYGAPAEPSNGYGAPF, encoded by the exons ATGAAGGCTCTAGTCATCTGTG CTCTTCTTGGCCTCGCAGCTGCTGATAAGCGCCCGCCTAGCAATGGCTACGGGGCCCCACCGCCTCCAAGCAATGGTTACGGAGCTCCCCCTAGCAATGGCTATGGGCCTCCTAAGAATGGCTATGGAGTAGATCCTCTTGAGGCACTGGCTGAAAATATCCCTGGCGGTGGTATTCCTGGTGAAGATTATCCCGTCTTAGCCTTTGTTCCTGACACTGGATTCGACTGCAACGCCCAGAATGTCCCTGGATATTATGCTGACACTGACCCCGAAGCTGGCtgccaggtcttccacatctgccagGACAGGCCCAATGGACGCCGTcagcaggactccttcctctgccccaacggcaccatcttcaaccaacagtacctcgtctgtgactggtggttcaacttcgaCTGCGCTGATGCCGAAGACTTCTATTCAGTTAATGAACTGATTGGAGTTGTCCCCTATggcaagcaaaataataatggcTATGGGTctaatggaaatggcaatggaaaCAATGGCTATGGATCTAATGGCAATGGAAACAGTGGCTATGGATCTAACGGAAACGGTAAAGCAAAAAAgaatggtaatggaaatggaTATGGCTCTAATGGCTCTAATGGGAAGAAAAATGGCAAGAAGAACGGCAATGGGAATGGCTATGGCTCTAGCAACGGCAACGGTGCAGCCCCAAGCAATGGCTACGGAGC caatggaaatggaaataatgGCTATGGAtccaatggaaatggaaaagtaaaaaagaatggtaacggaaagagaaatggaaagaaaaacggaagaaagaaCGGTAACGGAAACGGTTATGGCTCTAACGGCAATGGCGCTGCCCCAAGCAATGGTTATGGAGCACCTGCTGCCCCAAGCAATGGCTATGGAGCACCTGCTGCACCCAGCAACGGATATGGAGCACCTGCTGAACCTAGCAACGGTTATGGAGCACCTGCTGCCCCAAGCAACGGTTATGGAGCACCTGCCGAGCCTAGCAATGGCTATGGAGCTCCTGCCGAGCCTAGCAATGGCTATGGAGCCCCTGCTGAGCCCAGCAATGGCTATGGAGCACCATTCTaa